The sequence TTTTCCTGCAACTAATGTGCTGACTGCaggcctctctctttctggttgATGAGGGGACCGATTGCTcacacttctccctctcctctccctgcagttACTCTGGAAGGACATACTCTCACTGCATACGTTTAGATAAGGAGGGGTTCTAAGACATACTGGAGAATGCATTACTTTACAGCTACGTATGCAGTATTACTTTAATCATGACACAGGCATCCTCCTTGGGTGTGATGTGAAATAGCTGTTTTGAGACTTTCTCTGAGGGAATTGTTGTGGTGTACTTTGACTAATGACCCAGTAAGAGAAGTGATGTGTTCCGTAGGATCGAAGTCATTCTCTAGTCTCTTTCCAATCTAATGTTGACATTAAGGATCTATATGCTCTAACGATAATGATCTCCTCACAAATACAATTACCTCATATCTATCTGCCCCAGGGAGAAATGTTCAGTACGCCTATATTGTGTTGATGTTAAGTGAACCTTACCAAAACAGTTATCTATTGTTGGTAATTCAAAAAGATTTTGCAATGGAAAGGCAATTTGGCTAAAACATTTACCATGGATTTCAATGTAATGAATTTATCGTAAAGAAGAGGCCAACATCACAGTGGAAGAGTTtcataaaaacatttaaatgtacttTGCATTGTACATGCAAATGGAAGTTGCTATTGCTCTTCACTTGCCAAATATCACAATTCATGGACTATACAGAATCTGGACAGGCAGTAACATTTTGTGCAAAGAAAATGATTCACACAAAAACTGGTATTAATCTTTTTATAACATGTAAATACATATCAACCATACCCGATGCACTGTCACACAGACAATTCATTTTGTTTACCATACAGCAAAATAGTGGTTGGGAGGTATTCCATTATTATGGTATCAGATGTCTTTGACCCCTAGTTTTAGTAATTTTACCATCAACTATTCACCTGTTATTAATATGACTGATAAATCcatataaaacatttaaacataaaTGCTTTTATAAATAGTCAGTATATTTTTTCCAATTCATATAAACACTCCATCTTCTCAAAAATACTTTGCTGCTTCCATAAGCGCATGTTCTAAACATTAAATCAGTGCCCAATGTCCAACCAGTCTTACAAATAAACAGAAAAAAACATACAAACAGAAAAGACTGACAAAACATGCACCGTTTGAAATTAGAGTGATTCCCCATTAAGGGCTCTGCACCTCCATATTATCTATTAAGGTGTCTTTGTTCAAGAACTGCAGGTTACGGATGGACCTACACACCCTTAGGTAACTGTCACTCACAGACTGGTTGGCCTGGTTGGCCCGATTCTCGTTATGAAAGGCCTCTCTCTGGAGTTCTACAGACTCCACGCTGTTGCTGGTGTCTGGAAGTGGGTAGTCACTGAGGCTCTGATCATTGAGGAGGTGGTCCTGTGTGGGGACCTGTTCAATCGATCCTTCATCGGCCCATCCGTGACCATTGGGCAAGGGCTCCAGGTCTCCATTGGGAGGCTTCTTCTCAATGTAAGTTTGTCCAGGCAGACTCTCGTCCTTGCTTTGCTCCTCCAGGTCCTGGTAGAGGGTCTTCCTCCTGGTCTCAAAGTACTTGACGATGCAGTAGGTGATGGAGCCCACAGTGTTGACCACAACACCGGCAACAAACAGGCTGGTGGGCTCCACGTCGCTGAAGGCTACCATGCCCACTGTGATGGTGGCAATGCTCTTCACCACTCCCACAAAGCTGGTGGTGACGGCCGAGTTGATGTAGGTGCATTGCAGCGTCGTGAAGTTCATGGCACAGCCGATGACTATGCAGAGGGAGAAGATGCCAGAGATGAAGGGGTTACTCCAGCCCGTGTAACTCCACATGTTGATGGAGTCCATGCTGACAATGGAGCAGATTAAGAGAACTGGGGAGGCCATGATGGCGATGGAGTACTGGGCCGTGAGGGGGCCATATTCACTGTCTGTGCTGGTCTTCTGGATCAAGACCAGGTAGGAGGCGTGGATGATCACAGCCAGGACGCCCGTCACGTAGCCAAACGTGTCACCCGTCACGTCACCAGATCCTgagtaaacacagacacagtggtgagaacagtaaaaaaaaaagtgattacattagttttttgggggggtaaaaCCTATTGTAAGGTATCCTGATGCTCTGAACATGATTAAAAAGTAGTGTGGAGCCACATCTTTAACACACATTCTATCCATATGGATAGGATGTGCGTTTAATGTGTGGTCTAAAGGGGACAGAACATGATGCTGAACTTTCCTCACCGTAGAGGCAACATTGAGAGCTGTTGCATCTGGATACTTTACCAAAGGGACGTTTCTGGATAAACGGTGGTAATCTCttgttttttcttttctttttacacTAACACCATTCGTGTATTTGTAATATTATTAACTTTAGGATAGATTATTGCTGTTATGCAGTTTGATCATCAAAACTTACTGCGGAGTATGCACCCGATGCATAGGCTATTTAGAATCAATTATGATGTTTCGTTTCTACTTTACTGTGTAAGTATAAGTTAATGTTATTTGAATAAGTGTAATTTTACCAGCTAAAGCTGCTCCTCCAGTGGTGATGAGCACCGCCGTTATGACCCCCACTGACGGGATACCGTTCTTCAGAACGCACACGCCGATGCCTAGGGTGACCAACGGTAGACACCGTTTAAAAACGACATACATGGGTAGACTCAGTCCTCTGAGAGACCATAGTGTTAGAGTGGACTGTAATGTGGACAGAATACAAACACCTCCGAAGACTTTGGCTAGTTGAAGACTGAACGGAGGTATGTCTACTTTGCCCAGTCTCCTCAGTATCTCCAGTGTAATCGCTGCCAGCGTGCTGGTGAGGCACTGGATGAGAGTGAGGTAGTTGAAGTTATAAGT is a genomic window of Oncorhynchus gorbuscha isolate QuinsamMale2020 ecotype Even-year linkage group LG12, OgorEven_v1.0, whole genome shotgun sequence containing:
- the LOC123990319 gene encoding solute carrier family 35 member D3-like, which codes for MEVCKGRLLGISVAVAHGFFSGSLNILLKFLITTYNFNYLTLIQCLTSTLAAITLEILRRLGKVDIPPFSLQLAKVFGGVCILSTLQSTLTLWSLRGLSLPMYVVFKRCLPLVTLGIGVCVLKNGIPSVGVITAVLITTGGAALAGSGDVTGDTFGYVTGVLAVIIHASYLVLIQKTSTDSEYGPLTAQYSIAIMASPVLLICSIVSMDSINMWSYTGWSNPFISGIFSLCIVIGCAMNFTTLQCTYINSAVTTSFVGVVKSIATITVGMVAFSDVEPTSLFVAGVVVNTVGSITYCIVKYFETRRKTLYQDLEEQSKDESLPGQTYIEKKPPNGDLEPLPNGHGWADEGSIEQVPTQDHLLNDQSLSDYPLPDTSNSVESVELQREAFHNENRANQANQSVSDSYLRVCRSIRNLQFLNKDTLIDNMEVQSP